From one Salmo salar chromosome ssa09, Ssal_v3.1, whole genome shotgun sequence genomic stretch:
- the LOC106613212 gene encoding SLIT and NTRK-like protein 3: MLWVTLLSTIALGWTTPIPLLEDSEEIDEPCFEPCYCEVKEGVFHVHCDSKGFTNVSQISQIWTRPFKLNVQRNSMRKLYFNSFLHLNNALSINLGNNALQDIHAGAFNGLGILKQLFLYENKLEVFRNDTFLGLESLEYLQADYNVIKRIESGAFRHLHKLRVLILNDNLIPVLPSYLFRSVSLTHLDLRGNRLKTLPYKGTLEYVGRSLMEIQLEENPWICECDIVQLKTWLERVPYTALVGEITCEYPFHLHGKDLREIKRSELCPLLSDAEIEAKLGIPRSPFNNENTWPTKPSSMLSSFHNTASSVEYKERHVKPTKRPRPTKNPPTPRSLYPGLNQPPIAGYQTRPPIPIVCPSGCTCNLHINDLGLTVNCKEKGFHNISELLPRPLNAKKLYLSGNLIQKIYRSDFWNFSSLDLLHLGNNRISYVQEGAFINLPNLKSLYLNGNDIERLTPGMFRGLQTLSYLYFEYNVIREIQPASFSLMPSLQLVFLNDNLLRTLPTDAFAGTSLARLNLRNNYFLSLPVRGVLEHLHSIVQVDLHQNPWDCSCDIIPLKTWMEKLSSVIMVRDVICKTPDFAFGKDLRSLDAEVICPELKYSSGPSPALLPSDDMITGSSGLEEAVGRGPVPLSVLILSLLVLFISAVFVAAGLFAFVLRRRKKLPFRKRSEVDLTGIQMQCRIFEDPPRQTSSGSIGSPEKPTSGHTHTHTHGHVGHTHTHGHVYDYIPHPVTQMCNNPIYKPREGEVGEGEGGQFAETKENNSNYRTLLEKEREWTLAMSNTQLNTIVTVNHNTGDISSFHENSGLCPTVIDSQRPTPTVGFVDCLYGTVPKLKDMHVAHAHPPGMQYPDLQQDARLKDTLLFTAGKGCYPDPSQSDYLELRAKLQTKPDYLEVLEKSYRF, from the coding sequence ATGCTGTGGGTTACCTTGCTGAGCACCATTGCCTTAGGTTGGACCACCCCGATCCCACTGCTGGAGGACTCGGAGGAGATCGACGAGCCCTGCTTCGAGCCCTGCTACTGCGAAGTCAAAGAGGGCGTATTTCACGTCCACTGCGACAGCAAAGGATTTACAAATGTCAGTCAGATCTCCCAGATATGGACACGGCCCTTCAAACTCAACGTGCAGAGGAACTCCATGAGGAAGCTGTACTTCAACAGTTTTCTTCACCTCAACAATGCTCTGTCCATTAATCTGGGGAATAATGCGTTGCAGGACATCCACGCCGGAGCATTTAACGGATTGGGAATTCTGAAACAGCTGTTCCTCTATGAGAACAAACTAGAGGTTTTCCGGAATGACACCTTCCTGGGTCTTGAAAGCTTGGAATACCTGCAAGCAGACTATAACGTCATCAAAAGGATAGAGAGCGGAGCCTTCAGGCACCTCCACAAACTCAGAGTACTCATCCTAAATGACAATCTGATACCAGTCCTGCCCAGCTACCTATTCAGGTCGGTGTCACTAACACACCTGGACCTGAGGGGAAACCGGTTAAAGACTTTACCATATAAGGGCACATTGGAATATGTGGGGCGGAGCCTGATGGAGATTCAGCTAGAGGAGAATCCATGGATCTGTGAGTGTGATATAGTTCAGCTAAAAACGTGGTTGGAACGGGTTCCCTACACAGCACTGGTCGGAGAGATCACCTGCGAGTACCCCTTCCACTTGCACGGGAAAGACTTACGTGAGATCAAACGCAGTGAGCTCTGTCCATTACTTTCAGACGCGGAAATCGAGGCCAAACTGGGAATCCCCCGGTCTCCGTTCAACAACGAGAACACGTGGCCAACGAAACCGTCCTCCATGCTGTCTTCGTTCCACAACACAGCATCGTCTGTGGAGTACAAAGAGAGACATGTCAAACCCACCAAACGGCCCAGGCCCACCAAAAACCCTCCCACACCTCGTAGTCTCTACCCCGGCCTGAACCAGCCCCCAATAGCTGGCTACCAGACCCGCCCCCCCATCCCCATCGTCTGCCCTTCTGGATGTACCTGCAACCTCCATATCAACGACCTGGGGCTAACGGTCAACTGTAAAGAGAAGGGCTTTCATAATATCTCAGAGCTCCTGCCCAGGCCTCTCAACGCCAAGAAACTTTATCTGAGTGGAAATCTGATACAGAAAATCTACCGGTCTGATTTCTGGAACTTTTCCAGCTTGGATTTACTACACTTGGGGAATAACCGGATATCGTACGTCCAGGAAGGGGCGTTTATCAACCTTCCCAACCTGAAGAGTTTGTATCTGAATGGGAATGACATTGAGAGGCTAACTCCAGGTATGTTCCGGGGCTTACAGACGTTGAGTTATCTTTATTTTGAGTATAACGTTATTCGTGAGATCCAGCCGGCGTCATTCTCTCTCATGCCCAGCCTTCAGCTTGTTTTCCTCAATGACAACCTCCTCCGTACTCTCCCGACCGACGCCTTCGCAGGCACCAGCCTGGCGCGACTCAACCTCCGCAATAACTACTTCCTGTCCCTGCCTGTGCGTGGCGTTCTAGAACACCTGCATTCCATCGTCCAGGTGGACCTTCATCAGAACCCCTGGGATTGCTCCTGTGACATCATCCCCCTCAAAACctggatggagaagctgtcctcTGTCATCATGGTTAGGGATGTCATCTGTAAGACTCCTGATTTTGCCTTTGGGAAGGATCTGAGGTCGCTGGATGCTGAAGTCATCTGTCCAGAGCTGAAGTACTCATCCGGACCTTCCCCAGCTCTCCTCCCTTCTGATGATATGATCACTGGTAGCTCTGGTCTGGAGGAGGCTGTGGGGAGGGGGCCGGTGCCTCTATCAGTCCTCATCCTCAGTCTTCTCGTTCTGTTCATCTCAGCGGTTTTCGTGGCGGCGGGCCTCTTCGCCTTCGTCCTGCGGAGACGGAAGAAGCTGCCCTTCCGGAAACGCTCTGAGGTGGATCTGACGGGAATCCAGATGCAGTGCAGGATATTCGAGGATCCGCCGAGACAGACCAGCAGTGGAAGCATAGGCTCACCTGAAAAGCCAACCAGcggacacacacatactcacacacatggTCAcgttggccacacacacactcacggtcACGTCTATGATTACATTCCTCACCCTGTGACGCAGATGTGCAACAACCCCATTTACAAGCCccgggagggagaggtaggggagggtgAGGGGGGGCAGTTTGCAGAAACAAAAGAGAACAACAGTAATTACCGAACCCTcttagagaaggagagggaatggACCCTAGCCATGTCTAACACACAGCTCAACACTATTGTCACGGTAAACCACAATACAGGGGATATATCGAGTTTTCACGAGAACAGTGGGCTGTGTCCCACCGTGATTGACAGCCAGAGACCCACGCCAACTGTCGGCTTCGTAGACTGTCTGTATGGAACGGTGCCGAAGCTAAAGGACATGCACGTTGCACATGCACACCCGCCTGGTATGCAATACCCGGACTTACAACAGGACGCACGTCTCAAGGATACGTTGCTGTTCACAGCAGGGAAAGGCTGCTACCCTGACCCCTCCCAAAGCGATTACCTCGAGTTAAGGGCCAAACTCCAAACCAAGCCGGATTACCTCGAAGTACTGGAGAAATCATATCGGTTCTAA